A single window of Pseudarthrobacter defluvii DNA harbors:
- the trpS gene encoding tryptophan--tRNA ligase, with the protein MTTQIAPTAKKRILSGAKPTADSLHLGNYIGAVRNWVDMQAEYDAVFFIPDLHAITVDFDPAELAKRTRIVAAQYIAAGIDPDKSIFFVQSHVPEHAQLAWALNCITGFGEASRMTQFKDKTQKSGADAATLGLFAYPTLMAADILLYQSDLVPVGEDQRQHLELTRNLAQRFNTRFGHTFTVPEATIVKESAKIYDLQNPSAKMSKTGESPNGAIQLLEDPKIAAKRIKSAVTDAGTDIRFDPEEKPGVSNLLTIYSSLTGKTVAELEAEYQGKMYGHLKVDLAEVVVDFITPLRNRTNELMADPAELDRLLALGAERAREIASATLGQVYQRMGFLPSLSLAGVR; encoded by the coding sequence ATGACCACCCAGATTGCCCCCACCGCCAAGAAGCGCATTCTTTCCGGCGCCAAGCCCACCGCCGATTCCCTGCACCTGGGCAATTACATCGGTGCCGTGCGCAATTGGGTGGACATGCAGGCTGAATACGACGCCGTCTTCTTCATCCCGGACCTGCACGCCATCACGGTGGACTTCGACCCCGCGGAACTGGCAAAGCGCACGCGCATCGTGGCGGCCCAGTACATCGCTGCCGGGATCGACCCCGACAAGAGCATCTTTTTTGTCCAGTCCCACGTTCCCGAGCACGCACAGCTCGCCTGGGCGCTGAACTGCATCACCGGCTTCGGCGAGGCCTCGCGGATGACGCAGTTCAAGGACAAGACCCAGAAGTCCGGGGCAGACGCCGCCACCTTGGGCCTGTTCGCGTACCCCACGCTGATGGCCGCGGATATCCTGCTGTACCAGAGCGACCTGGTGCCCGTGGGCGAGGACCAGCGCCAGCACCTGGAACTGACCCGGAACCTGGCCCAGCGGTTCAACACCCGGTTTGGCCACACGTTCACGGTTCCCGAGGCCACGATCGTCAAGGAAAGCGCCAAGATCTACGACCTTCAGAATCCCAGCGCCAAGATGTCCAAGACGGGGGAGTCCCCCAACGGTGCCATCCAGCTCCTGGAGGATCCCAAGATCGCGGCCAAGCGCATCAAGTCTGCCGTGACCGACGCCGGCACGGACATCCGCTTCGATCCCGAGGAGAAGCCCGGGGTGTCCAACCTGCTGACCATCTACTCATCCCTTACCGGCAAGACAGTGGCGGAGCTCGAAGCCGAGTACCAGGGCAAGATGTACGGCCACCTCAAAGTGGACCTCGCCGAAGTGGTGGTGGACTTCATCACCCCGCTCCGGAACCGGACCAACGAGCTGATGGCCGATCCCGCCGAACTCGACCGGCTGCTGGCCCTTGGTGCGGAGCGGGCCAGGGAGATCGCCTCTGCCACGCTTGGCCAGGTGTACCAGCGCATGGGCTTCCTGCCGTCGCTGAGCCTCGCAGGAGTCCGCTAG
- a CDS encoding exodeoxyribonuclease III, with protein MSSALNKDHLRIASVNVNGLRAAYKNGMAAWLEPRGVDILCLQEVRAPDAIVRELLGDGWHILHAEAEAKGRAGVAIASRQEPLETRNGIGDDYFATAGRWVEADFRVPDAAGNPVQLTVASAYVHSGEVGTPKQDDKYRFLDAMHTRLPELTKHSDHALVVGDLNVAHTPRDIRNSKGNLKKAGHLPEERAYFDRFFGEEIGWHDVHRKLAGDVDGPYTWWSWRGKAFDNDTGWRIDYHMATPELAASAISAVVDRAATWDTRFSDHSPLVVDYQL; from the coding sequence GTGAGCTCGGCATTGAACAAGGACCACCTCCGCATCGCATCCGTCAACGTCAATGGCCTCCGGGCTGCCTACAAAAACGGTATGGCGGCGTGGCTGGAACCTCGCGGAGTGGACATCCTTTGCCTGCAGGAAGTGCGCGCCCCTGACGCCATCGTCCGGGAGCTGCTGGGAGATGGCTGGCATATCCTGCACGCCGAGGCCGAAGCAAAAGGCCGTGCCGGCGTCGCCATCGCTTCCCGCCAGGAACCACTGGAAACCAGGAACGGCATCGGGGACGACTACTTCGCCACCGCCGGGCGCTGGGTGGAAGCCGATTTCCGTGTCCCTGACGCTGCGGGCAACCCCGTCCAGCTCACCGTCGCCAGCGCCTACGTGCATTCGGGTGAAGTAGGGACCCCCAAGCAGGACGACAAGTACCGCTTCCTGGACGCCATGCACACCCGGCTTCCCGAGCTGACCAAGCACAGCGACCACGCCCTGGTAGTAGGGGACCTGAACGTTGCCCACACGCCCCGGGACATCCGGAACTCCAAGGGCAACCTCAAGAAAGCCGGGCACCTGCCGGAGGAACGCGCCTACTTCGACCGCTTCTTCGGCGAGGAAATCGGCTGGCATGACGTCCACCGGAAGCTCGCCGGCGACGTCGACGGACCGTACACGTGGTGGTCCTGGCGTGGCAAAGCGTTCGACAACGACACCGGCTGGCGCATCGACTACCACATGGCCACCCCTGAACTGGCGGCGTCCGCCATTTCGGCCGTTGTGGACCGCGCAGCCACCTGGGACACCCGTTTCTCCGACCACTCCCCGCTGGTAGTGGACTACCAGCTCTAA
- a CDS encoding ABC transporter permease, protein MRAPEQARGRTFGPLYSRNAKAVISRGLMATRSSNWLVMVSGFFEPVLFLISMGVGLGAIVGDVAGPDGQTISYAAYIAPALLAVSAMNGAVYDSTWNVFFKMNFAKLYQGMLYTSLGPLDVALGEIFLALLRGMLYATGFTAVMGVMGLITTPWALLMIPASVLIAFGFASLGMGITSFLKTFQQMDWINFILLPMFLFSATFYPLSVYPEPIQWFIQAMPLWHGVELLRQISVGSFTVATPLHVGYYLLMTAVGMLLTTLRLRSLFLK, encoded by the coding sequence GTGAGGGCCCCGGAACAGGCCCGCGGCCGGACTTTTGGGCCGCTGTACTCCCGCAACGCCAAGGCGGTCATTTCCCGCGGACTCATGGCCACCCGCAGCAGCAACTGGCTGGTGATGGTGTCCGGGTTCTTCGAGCCCGTCCTGTTCCTCATCTCGATGGGAGTAGGCCTCGGGGCGATCGTGGGCGACGTGGCGGGACCGGACGGGCAGACCATCAGCTACGCGGCCTACATTGCGCCGGCCCTGCTCGCCGTCTCGGCCATGAACGGTGCGGTGTACGACTCCACATGGAACGTCTTCTTCAAGATGAACTTCGCCAAGCTTTACCAGGGCATGCTCTACACCTCGCTGGGCCCGCTGGACGTTGCGCTGGGGGAGATCTTCCTGGCCCTGCTGCGCGGGATGTTGTACGCCACCGGGTTCACGGCGGTCATGGGCGTCATGGGCCTGATCACCACGCCCTGGGCACTGCTGATGATCCCGGCGTCTGTGCTCATTGCCTTCGGGTTCGCCAGCCTGGGCATGGGCATCACCAGCTTCCTCAAGACCTTCCAGCAAATGGACTGGATCAACTTCATCCTGCTGCCGATGTTCCTGTTCAGCGCCACCTTCTACCCCCTGAGCGTGTACCCGGAGCCCATTCAGTGGTTTATCCAGGCCATGCCGCTGTGGCACGGGGTGGAGCTGCTGCGGCAGATCAGCGTCGGGAGCTTCACCGTGGCCACGCCGCTGCACGTCGGCTACTACCTGCTGATGACCGCCGTCGGCATGCTGCTGACCACTTTGCGGCTGCGGAGCCTGTTCCTGAAGTAG
- a CDS encoding ABC transporter permease produces the protein MKGYSWSILMYSVGQPVAYLFAMGVGLATLVDTGSEAFGGVSYLAFIAPALLVSAAVMTAANEFTFPVMDGFKWRRIYYGPHASPLSPQQIAAGQIIAVTLRLLLQSAIYFAAVALFGASPSGWGWAGILVATLTGLAFGLPLMAYSASITEDKGQFALVMRFIVMPLFLFSGTFFPLDNLPLAVRWVGWISPIWHGTELGRVFSFGYREPLLLTVLHVAVLVGLAVLGWILTRRRFALRLGK, from the coding sequence ATGAAGGGCTACAGCTGGTCCATCCTGATGTACAGCGTGGGCCAGCCGGTGGCGTACCTCTTTGCCATGGGCGTGGGGCTTGCCACCCTCGTGGACACGGGCAGCGAAGCTTTCGGCGGAGTTTCCTACCTGGCCTTCATTGCCCCGGCGCTGCTGGTGTCCGCCGCCGTGATGACGGCGGCGAACGAGTTCACGTTTCCCGTCATGGACGGCTTCAAGTGGCGGCGGATCTACTACGGCCCGCACGCATCCCCGCTGTCGCCGCAGCAGATCGCCGCAGGGCAGATCATCGCCGTGACGCTGCGCCTGCTGCTGCAGTCAGCCATCTACTTCGCCGCAGTGGCACTGTTCGGCGCCTCCCCGTCGGGCTGGGGCTGGGCGGGCATCCTGGTGGCCACCCTGACGGGGCTGGCCTTTGGGCTGCCACTGATGGCGTACTCCGCCTCCATCACCGAGGACAAAGGACAGTTCGCGCTGGTGATGCGGTTCATCGTCATGCCGTTGTTCCTGTTCTCCGGCACGTTCTTCCCCCTGGACAACCTGCCCTTGGCCGTCCGCTGGGTGGGCTGGATTTCGCCCATCTGGCACGGGACGGAGCTGGGCCGGGTGTTCAGCTTTGGATACCGGGAGCCGCTGCTCCTCACGGTTCTCCACGTCGCCGTCCTGGTTGGTCTGGCTGTCCTGGGCTGGATCCTGACACGGCGCCGCTTTGCCCTGAGGCTGGGCAAGTGA
- a CDS encoding ABC transporter ATP-binding protein, with the protein MHNHALTPSGTLTQGPPSGTVISAENLTKTYGDVAAVDGISFAVPAGESFGLLGPNGAGKSTTMKMIGGVTRRSSGRLSIMGLDPDTHGPEVRAHLGVVPQQDNLDEELRVRDNLLVYGRYFGLPMSYLKPKADELLEFAQLTDKAKSKVDALSGGMKRRLTIARSLINEPRILLLDEPTTGLDPQARHILWDRLFRLKEQGVTLILTTHYMDEAEQLCDRLIVVDKGRIMAEGSPAQLIREHSTREVVELRFGSERNATIGAQLEGIGERLEVLPDRVLMYAHDGESALEQVSARGLRPLTSLVRRSSLEDVFLRLTGRSLVD; encoded by the coding sequence GTGCACAACCATGCCCTGACGCCCTCCGGCACCCTGACCCAGGGCCCGCCGTCCGGCACCGTCATCTCCGCCGAAAACCTCACCAAGACCTACGGCGACGTCGCCGCCGTGGACGGCATCTCCTTCGCCGTGCCCGCGGGGGAGTCCTTCGGGCTGCTGGGGCCCAACGGTGCGGGCAAATCCACCACCATGAAAATGATCGGCGGTGTCACGCGGCGATCGTCCGGCCGGCTGAGCATCATGGGCCTGGACCCGGACACGCACGGGCCTGAGGTGCGTGCGCACCTGGGCGTGGTGCCGCAGCAGGACAACCTGGACGAGGAACTGCGCGTCCGCGACAACCTCCTGGTCTACGGCCGCTACTTCGGCCTGCCCATGAGTTACCTCAAGCCCAAGGCGGACGAGCTGCTGGAGTTCGCGCAGTTGACGGACAAGGCCAAATCCAAAGTGGACGCGCTCTCCGGCGGCATGAAGCGCCGCCTCACCATTGCCCGGTCCCTGATCAACGAACCACGGATCCTGCTGCTGGACGAACCCACCACGGGCCTTGACCCGCAGGCGCGGCACATTCTCTGGGACCGGCTGTTCCGACTCAAGGAGCAGGGCGTCACGCTGATCCTCACCACCCACTACATGGACGAGGCCGAGCAGCTCTGCGACCGGCTGATCGTGGTGGACAAGGGCCGGATCATGGCCGAGGGCTCGCCCGCGCAGCTGATCCGCGAACATTCCACGCGTGAGGTGGTGGAGCTGCGTTTTGGGTCGGAACGGAACGCCACCATCGGAGCCCAGCTGGAGGGCATCGGGGAACGCCTTGAGGTGCTGCCGGACCGGGTGCTGATGTACGCGCACGACGGCGAGTCAGCCCTTGAGCAGGTATCGGCCCGCGGCCTGAGGCCGCTGACATCACTGGTCCGCAGGTCGTCGCTGGAGGACGTGTTCCTCCGGCTCACCGGGCGGAGCCTCGTTGACTGA
- a CDS encoding bifunctional methylenetetrahydrofolate dehydrogenase/methenyltetrahydrofolate cyclohydrolase codes for MTETTTAQILDGKATAAAIKAELTERVAALKAKGVTPGIATVLVGADPASQLYVSMKHKQSVQIGMNSIQRELPADATQEQVEGLIDELNADPACHGYIVQLPLPKHLDTDAILERIDPAKDADGLHPTNLGRLVLNVNNKITTPLPCTPRGVIELLERNGYSLAGKHVVVVGRGVTIGRSIGLLLTRRDVNATVTLTHTGTTNLSDLLRQADVIVGAAGVKHIVKATDVKPGAALLDVGVTRETDPETGKSRVYGDIDPAAAEVAGWISPNPGGVGPMTVALLMTNVVEAAERAAGIAQ; via the coding sequence ATGACTGAAACCACAACCGCACAGATCCTTGACGGCAAGGCCACCGCTGCCGCCATCAAGGCCGAGCTGACCGAACGCGTGGCCGCACTCAAGGCCAAGGGCGTCACTCCCGGCATCGCCACTGTGCTGGTGGGCGCCGACCCCGCCTCGCAGCTGTACGTCTCCATGAAGCACAAGCAGTCCGTGCAGATCGGGATGAACTCCATCCAGCGCGAGCTTCCGGCCGACGCCACCCAGGAACAGGTGGAGGGCCTCATTGACGAACTCAATGCGGACCCCGCCTGCCACGGCTACATTGTCCAGCTGCCGCTGCCCAAGCACTTGGACACGGACGCCATCCTGGAGCGGATCGACCCGGCCAAGGACGCGGACGGGCTGCACCCCACCAACCTTGGCCGGCTGGTGCTGAACGTCAACAACAAGATCACCACGCCGCTGCCGTGCACCCCGCGGGGTGTCATCGAGCTGCTGGAGCGCAACGGGTACAGCCTGGCCGGCAAGCACGTTGTGGTGGTGGGCCGCGGCGTCACGATCGGCCGCTCGATCGGCCTGCTGCTCACGCGACGGGACGTCAACGCCACCGTGACCCTGACCCACACCGGCACCACCAACCTGTCGGACCTGCTGCGGCAGGCGGACGTCATTGTGGGTGCAGCGGGCGTGAAGCACATCGTCAAGGCCACGGACGTGAAGCCCGGTGCCGCTTTGCTGGACGTCGGCGTCACCCGCGAGACCGATCCGGAGACCGGCAAGAGCCGCGTCTATGGCGACATCGATCCCGCCGCCGCCGAGGTGGCGGGCTGGATTTCGCCGAACCCGGGCGGGGTGGGCCCCATGACGGTGGCGCTGCTGATGACCAATGTGGTGGAGGCTGCGGAACGCGCGGCGGGCATCGCGCAGTAA
- the glyA gene encoding serine hydroxymethyltransferase: MTTTATSTTAVSNQPLAELDPEIAKVLEQELGRQRGTLEMIASENFAPRAVMEAQGSVLTNKYAEGYPGRRYYGGCEYVDVAEQLAIDRVKALFGAEFANVQPHSGAQANAAALSAMITPGDKILGLSLAHGGHLTHGMKLNFSGKLYNVAAYQVEEDNFRIDMDKLREQAIAEKPQVIIAGWSAYPRHLDFAAFRSIADEVGALLWTDMAHFAGLVAAGLHPSPVPHSDVVTSTVHKTLAGPRSGVILAKEQYGKKLNSNVFPGQQGGPLMHVIAAKAVAFKIAGTQEFKERQERVLEGARIIADRLNQADVAEAGVSVLTGGTDVHLVLVDLRNSQLDGQQAEDLLHSVGITVNRNAVPFDPRPPMVTSGLRIGTPALATRGFGATEFTEVAEIIATALKAGNSADVEALQARVDKLAADFPLYPQHEQW; encoded by the coding sequence GTGACTACTACAGCCACCTCAACTACAGCCGTCAGCAACCAGCCGCTGGCTGAGCTCGACCCCGAAATCGCCAAAGTCCTCGAGCAGGAGCTTGGCCGCCAACGCGGCACCCTGGAAATGATCGCGTCCGAGAACTTCGCGCCCCGTGCGGTGATGGAGGCCCAGGGCTCCGTCCTCACCAACAAGTACGCCGAGGGCTACCCGGGCCGCCGCTACTACGGCGGCTGCGAATACGTCGACGTCGCAGAGCAGCTGGCCATCGACCGGGTCAAGGCACTGTTCGGCGCCGAGTTTGCCAACGTGCAGCCGCACTCCGGTGCGCAGGCCAACGCCGCGGCACTCTCCGCCATGATCACCCCCGGCGACAAGATCCTGGGCCTGTCCCTGGCCCACGGCGGCCACCTGACCCACGGTATGAAGCTGAACTTCTCCGGCAAGCTGTACAACGTGGCTGCCTACCAGGTGGAGGAGGACAACTTCCGCATCGACATGGACAAGCTCCGTGAACAGGCCATCGCCGAGAAGCCGCAGGTCATTATCGCCGGCTGGTCCGCGTACCCGCGCCACCTGGACTTCGCCGCCTTCCGCTCCATCGCCGATGAGGTGGGCGCGCTGCTCTGGACCGACATGGCACACTTCGCCGGCCTCGTGGCTGCAGGCCTGCACCCGAGCCCGGTGCCGCACTCCGACGTCGTCACCTCCACGGTGCACAAGACCCTAGCCGGTCCCCGCTCCGGTGTGATCCTGGCCAAGGAACAGTACGGCAAGAAGCTGAACTCCAACGTCTTCCCGGGCCAGCAGGGCGGGCCCCTGATGCACGTCATCGCCGCCAAGGCCGTGGCCTTCAAGATCGCCGGCACCCAGGAATTCAAGGAGCGCCAGGAGCGTGTCCTGGAAGGCGCCAGGATCATCGCCGACCGCCTGAACCAGGCCGATGTCGCTGAGGCCGGCGTCTCCGTCCTCACCGGCGGCACGGACGTCCACCTGGTGCTCGTTGACCTGCGCAACTCGCAGCTGGACGGCCAGCAGGCCGAGGACCTCCTGCACTCCGTGGGCATCACCGTCAACCGCAACGCCGTTCCGTTCGACCCCCGCCCCCCGATGGTCACCTCCGGTCTGCGCATCGGTACCCCCGCCCTGGCAACCCGCGGCTTCGGCGCCACCGAGTTCACTGAGGTCGCCGAAATCATCGCCACCGCCCTCAAGGCAGGCAACAGCGCCGACGTCGAGGCCCTGCAGGCACGGGTGGACAAGCTGGCCGCCGACTTCCCGCTCTACCCGCAGCATGAGCAGTGGTAA
- the purU gene encoding formyltetrahydrofolate deformylase, which translates to MNEEQLNQAYVVTLSCPDRPGIVHAVTGALLATGCNITDSQQYGSPSTGNFFMRVEVTTAAAKSDLRAALDPVAEAFSMQWNLNTVGEKVRTLVMASTSAHCLNDLLFQQRSGTLPIEIAAIVSNHQDLAGLAEFYGIPFHYIPVTKDTKEQAEDKLRALIAGHDIELTVLARYMQILSDELCTELTGKAINIHHSFLPSFKGAKPYHQAHARGVKLIGATAHYVTAALDEGPIIEQEVIRVDHARTPEQFVQMGRDVEGRTLVQAVQWHAEHRVLLDGNRTVVFN; encoded by the coding sequence GTGAATGAAGAGCAGCTGAACCAAGCGTACGTCGTAACCCTTTCCTGCCCGGACCGACCCGGCATCGTCCACGCGGTGACCGGAGCGCTGCTGGCAACGGGGTGCAACATTACGGATTCGCAGCAGTACGGCAGCCCTTCGACCGGGAACTTCTTCATGCGCGTGGAGGTCACCACGGCCGCCGCGAAGTCGGATTTGCGTGCCGCGCTGGACCCCGTGGCGGAGGCTTTCTCGATGCAGTGGAACCTCAACACTGTCGGTGAGAAGGTCCGCACCCTGGTGATGGCCAGCACCTCGGCCCACTGCCTCAACGACCTGCTCTTCCAGCAGCGCTCCGGCACCCTCCCCATTGAGATCGCCGCCATCGTGTCCAACCACCAGGACCTGGCCGGGCTGGCCGAGTTCTACGGCATCCCCTTCCACTACATCCCGGTGACCAAGGACACTAAGGAGCAGGCGGAGGACAAGCTGCGCGCCCTCATTGCCGGGCATGACATCGAACTGACCGTCCTGGCCCGCTACATGCAGATCCTTTCGGACGAACTGTGCACTGAGCTCACCGGCAAGGCGATCAACATCCACCACTCGTTCCTGCCGTCCTTCAAGGGCGCCAAGCCGTACCACCAGGCGCATGCCCGCGGCGTGAAATTGATCGGCGCCACCGCGCACTACGTGACGGCCGCCCTGGACGAGGGGCCGATCATCGAGCAGGAAGTCATCCGCGTGGACCACGCCCGGACCCCCGAGCAATTTGTGCAGATGGGCCGCGACGTGGAGGGCCGCACCCTGGTCCAGGCCGTGCAGTGGCATGCCGAGCACCGGGTGCTGCTGGACGGCAACCGGACGGTGGTCTTCAACTAG
- a CDS encoding gamma carbonic anhydrase family protein yields MAPLYPFAGNSPAVHESAFVAPSASIIGNATLGPDASAFYGVSVRADTAAITVGAGSNLQDNVVLHADPGFPCTVGARVSVGHAAVVHGCTVEDDCLIGMGATVLNGAVIGAGSLVAAGAVVLEGTVVPPRSLVAGVPAKVRRELTDEEFDGVRANATRYVELAAKHRELHS; encoded by the coding sequence ATGGCTCCTCTTTACCCTTTCGCCGGCAACTCCCCGGCCGTCCATGAATCAGCGTTCGTAGCGCCGTCGGCCTCGATCATCGGCAACGCCACCCTCGGCCCGGACGCAAGCGCCTTCTACGGTGTGTCCGTGCGCGCCGACACCGCGGCCATCACCGTCGGTGCCGGCAGCAACCTGCAGGACAATGTGGTGCTGCACGCCGACCCCGGCTTCCCCTGCACGGTGGGCGCACGTGTCAGCGTGGGGCACGCCGCCGTCGTGCATGGCTGCACTGTGGAAGACGACTGCCTGATCGGCATGGGCGCCACCGTCCTCAACGGTGCGGTGATCGGCGCCGGCTCACTGGTGGCGGCCGGCGCCGTGGTTCTCGAAGGAACCGTGGTTCCGCCACGCTCACTGGTGGCGGGCGTGCCCGCCAAGGTGCGCCGCGAACTCACGGATGAAGAGTTCGACGGCGTCCGCGCCAATGCGACGCGCTACGTGGAGCTCGCGGCGAAACACCGCGAGCTCCATAGCTAG
- a CDS encoding flavin monoamine oxidase family protein has product MTIATELPAFDPSSTSTPPAAAAGRGADGQAAPITMLNPDFPFSYDHYLAHPDGLGSVPPELYGTEVAVIGAGLSGLVTAYELMKLGLRPVVYEADQIGGRLRTAAFPAAPGVVADLGGMRFPVSGKAFYHYVDLLGLQTQDFPNPLAEATSSTVIELAGKKHYAEKSSDLPPFFREVADAWKAAVNDGAKFVEMQDAIKARDMARIKELWNELLPLMDEQTFYGFIAASDSFKKAGFAHREAFGQVGFGTGGWDTDFPNSILEILRVVYTDADDQHRFICGGAQRLPEALWQHEPSDLVHWPAGTSLASLHSGSPRGAVGRISRDPDGNLRVRERWGREASYPAVVTTCQSWLLSTRIHTEEALFPAELWTAMEKSHYMQSSKTFVMVDRPFWKDIDPETGNEILSMTLTDRLNRATYLLDNGPDKPAVILLSYTWNDDALKWLALDADERVELMLHSLEQIYPGVDIAGHIVGQPITVSWEADPNFMGAFKANLPGHYRYQQRLFTHFKQDKLPESQRGIFLAGDDVSFTAGWAEGAVTTGLNAVWGVVKHLGGSSAPGNPGPGDLLDEFGPISLD; this is encoded by the coding sequence ATGACCATCGCCACCGAACTGCCCGCTTTCGACCCCTCCAGCACGTCCACGCCGCCGGCGGCCGCAGCCGGACGCGGTGCTGACGGGCAGGCAGCACCCATCACCATGCTCAACCCTGACTTTCCGTTCAGCTACGACCACTACCTGGCCCACCCGGACGGCCTGGGCTCGGTTCCCCCGGAGCTGTACGGCACGGAGGTGGCCGTCATTGGCGCCGGTCTCTCCGGTCTGGTCACCGCCTACGAACTGATGAAACTCGGGCTCCGGCCCGTGGTCTATGAAGCGGACCAGATCGGCGGGCGGCTCCGGACCGCAGCCTTCCCCGCGGCGCCCGGGGTGGTGGCGGACCTGGGCGGCATGCGGTTCCCGGTCTCGGGCAAGGCCTTCTACCACTACGTGGACCTGCTGGGCCTGCAGACCCAGGATTTCCCCAACCCCCTCGCCGAGGCCACCTCCAGCACCGTGATCGAACTAGCCGGAAAAAAGCACTACGCGGAAAAGTCCAGCGACCTGCCGCCGTTCTTCCGCGAGGTGGCCGACGCCTGGAAGGCCGCGGTCAACGACGGCGCCAAGTTCGTGGAAATGCAGGATGCCATCAAGGCGCGCGACATGGCCCGCATCAAGGAACTGTGGAACGAGCTGCTGCCGCTCATGGACGAGCAGACGTTCTACGGCTTCATCGCGGCCAGCGACTCCTTTAAGAAGGCAGGGTTCGCGCACCGGGAGGCCTTTGGCCAGGTGGGGTTCGGAACAGGCGGCTGGGACACGGACTTCCCCAACTCCATCCTGGAAATCCTGCGCGTGGTCTACACCGACGCGGACGACCAACACCGGTTCATCTGCGGGGGAGCGCAGCGGCTGCCCGAGGCACTGTGGCAGCACGAGCCGTCGGACCTGGTGCACTGGCCCGCCGGCACCTCCCTGGCCTCGCTGCACTCCGGCTCGCCCCGCGGCGCCGTGGGCAGGATCAGCCGGGACCCGGACGGCAACCTGCGGGTCCGGGAACGCTGGGGCCGCGAGGCCAGCTACCCCGCCGTGGTCACCACCTGCCAGTCGTGGCTGCTGTCCACCCGCATCCACACCGAGGAGGCACTGTTTCCAGCCGAGCTGTGGACCGCCATGGAGAAATCGCACTACATGCAGTCCTCCAAGACGTTCGTCATGGTGGACCGGCCGTTCTGGAAGGACATCGATCCCGAAACCGGCAATGAGATCCTGTCCATGACGCTGACGGACCGGCTGAACCGGGCCACATACCTGCTGGACAACGGCCCGGACAAGCCCGCCGTGATCCTGCTGTCCTACACCTGGAACGACGACGCGCTGAAGTGGCTGGCCCTGGATGCGGACGAACGCGTGGAGCTGATGCTGCACTCGCTCGAGCAGATCTATCCAGGGGTGGACATAGCCGGGCATATCGTTGGCCAGCCCATCACGGTGTCCTGGGAGGCGGACCCCAACTTCATGGGCGCGTTCAAGGCCAACCTGCCCGGGCACTACCGCTACCAGCAGCGGCTGTTCACGCACTTCAAGCAGGACAAACTGCCCGAATCCCAGCGCGGCATCTTCCTGGCCGGCGACGACGTCTCCTTCACCGCCGGCTGGGCCGAAGGCGCCGTGACCACCGGGTTGAACGCGGTGTGGGGCGTGGTGAAGCACCTGGGCGGGTCATCCGCGCCGGGCAACCCGGGCCCAGGCGACCTGCTGGACGAGTTCGGCCCGATCAGCCTGGACTAG